The region TTATCTCTTCTGTAAAATTTCGAATAACTTCTGAGAATCGCAATCCTTCACTGGCAGATATCCACTCAAGCCTGAGCCTCTTATCGAATCCGAGTTTTTCCAGCGCTTTTTTAGTATTATTTATCCTGACCTCTGCATTCTTATTTCCATCAATATAATGGCAGTCCCCGATATGGCATCCGGCCACAAGAACGCCGTCAGCTCCATCTTTCAATGCCTTTAAAATGAATGCCGGTTCAACCCTGCTCGAACACATAACACGCAGGACTTTAACAGTTGGCGGATACTGGAACCTGCTCACGCCTGCAAGGTCAGCGCCTGCGTATGAACACCAGTTACAACAAAAAGCGAGGATATTCGGTTC is a window of Candidatus Methanoperedens sp. DNA encoding:
- a CDS encoding hydrogenase iron-sulfur subunit — protein: MSTEAAAGTPKPEGWEPNILAFCCNWCSYAGADLAGVSRFQYPPTVKVLRVMCSSRVEPAFILKALKDGADGVLVAGCHIGDCHYIDGNKNAEVRINNTKKALEKLGFDKRLRLEWISASEGLRFSEVIRNFTEEIKKLGQNPVKKPQINADERRLNASAANVQGSEVK